Below is a genomic region from Gemmatimonadaceae bacterium.
GGCCCGCGATCGTCACGGTCGCGCTCATCGCACGCACCACTCTGCCGGCGGTTGGGTACGCGCGTGGATTCGCCGGCGTCGCGACAGGGATGACGACGCCCGTGATCGTGTCGCCCGTCGTCCGCGCCGCGGTGAACGCGCCTTGATCCGAAGTACCCGTCGTGTTTTCCGTGCCGGCCGAGGTGCCGTTGACCGTGCGCTGCGTGCTGCCCTTCGCGAGGCCCGTCACCGTTTGCGCGCTCGCTTCATTCACCACGCTCTTGTCGCCGTCGCGACGCGTCGACGTGCCGCTCACCGTGACGGACGTGCTCACGCTGTTCGTCGCCGTATCGATCTTCGGTTCCACCGTCCCATTCGTCGTCGTGAACTTCGCCACGCTGTGCACGATCAGTCCGTCGCGCGTCGTGTCGGTGCACGTGAGGCCGGTCGTCGCCGAGAACGCGCAGTTGTTCGAATTGTCACGGAAGGCGTGCAATCCGTCGCCCATGAACGCGCCATCGAGACCGCCACCCATGAACCCGAGTCCAAAGCCCGGACCCAGGCCGCGTCCAGGCGGGCCGCCACGTCCGTGATCGAAGCTCGGCATAAAGGGACCTTCGTCACCCGTCGTGCTGAAGCTGCTGCTGAGTTGAGAGAAACCCGCGGGCGTTGACGAGAATGCCGAAGCCATTGAGACCGCGAGGTCGCTCGCTGGTGCCGATGCATTGTTGTCGCTGCACGCCGCCATCACGACAGCCGCGGCGGCACAGCACGCAAGAAGAACTCGGTTCATCTGAAGTGTCCTGTTCGGGGTCCGCGCTAGTGACACACGGAGTCGCAGGGACCCTCATTCGCGTGTGTCGCGTAAAGATGGTGGGGGCCGAACAAATGACCACGGAAAAAATCGGACGCACACGGACAGGCACGGAGACGGCGTGAACCGCAGTCAACTACGGTTGAAATGATTTTTTTCAAGAACACCCTCGGGACGCATCGCGAATCGAAGCGTGCCGAGGGTGTTCCAAAAAGCGCTGAAGTTCAACCGCGGTTCAACCGGTTTAAACGCCGTCTCCGTGCCTGTCCGTGAACGTCGAGCAGTTTTCCGTGGTCCGGTTTGGCGTCACAGCACTTCCGCTTCCGGCAGCCACGCGGCCAACCGTGTGCGCAGATGTCGAAGGGCCTTGCCCATCTGCGACTCCACAGTTTTTACAGAGATGCCGAGCGTGCTCGCGATCTCGGCATACCGAAGCCCTTGTCCGCGGCTCATTGAGAAAACTTCACGGCAACCCGGCGGCAATTCAGCAATGGCGGCCGTGATCGCCGTTTGTAATTCGCTCGCGACGATCTCCGACGCGCCGGTAGGCGATACCGCTTCCTGTCCCTTGATGTGCGGCTCGGCGCGGCGCTGCACGTTGGCGTGACGCAATTGATTCAGCGCGCGGTTGCGCGTGGCGCGAAGGAGATACGCACGCAGCGATTCCTGAATCGCGACCTCGGCGCGGCGGCGCCACAGCTCGAGCATGACTTCCTGCGCCACATCTTCGGCCGTCGCGCGATCGTGCAGCAACCCCTGCGCAAATCCGACGAGCGACGGATAGTGCGCCCGGAAGATCGCATCGAACGCGTCCTGATCGCCCGTCTTCAGGCGGCTCAGCAGCTCACGTTCTTCCATACGAGTCCGGTGCGGGCAAGTCGCGGCAAGGCTGGCGGCGGGGTGGCTGTCCGTACGTCCGGCGTTCCCGTATACTCCGGGATACGTTCGATGATCCGCATAAGGGTACGCAATTCACCGCGTGTCGATAGGGCATGACCGCCGATTTTTCCTCAGGTAACATCGACCAGGCAGGCGCTCCCGATTGGGATGCCGTCGCCCGTTTCCTTGCCGGCGAAAGTTCGCCTGCCGAGGCAGCGGCCGTGCGTGCCTGGTTGGATGCCAATCCGCGCGATCGTGACCTGCTCGCGCGGTTGGACGAGGTGGCGGTGCCTCTCGTTACGGCGAATGACGTCGACGTCGAAGCGGCGCTCGCGCGAGTGCACGAACGCATGCGCACGACGCCGACTCTTACGGTCGCGCGCGGGCGTGGCTGGTCGTCGAACCGCAATCGTTTCCTCTTCGTGGCCGCGGCGGCCGCTGCCGCGGCGGTGATCGCCGGCGTCATCATTCGCCCAGGAATGCACACGAACGCCGGCGTCGCTCGCACCTATGCGACGACCACCGGCCAGCGCGATTCGGTGCTGCTCGCCGACGGCTCTCGCGTCACGCTCGGTCCGCGCAGCACGCTCGTCGTTCCGGCTGACTTTGCGTCGCATCGATCCGTGCAGTTGACGGGTGATGCGTTCTTCGACGTCCATCACGATGCGGCGAACCGGTTTTCGGTGCGCGTGAACGGAGCTGTGATCGAAGACGTCGGCACGACGTTCAGCATCGAGAGCGATGCCGTGGACGCGACCAGCGTTTCTGTGGTCAGCGGCAGCGTCCGCTTGCGCGGCGGGAACACCGCCGAAGCCGCGGGTGTTGTATTGGCGGCGGGCGATCGCGGCGACATCGATGCGAGTGGACGCACTCGCGTCGCCCGCCAGGTCGTCGGCGCCGACGACGTCGCATGGACGTCCGGCAAGTTGGTATTCCGAGATGCACCGTTGAGCCAAGTGGCCGCGGAGTTGCAGCGCTGGTACGGGGTGACCTTGCAGGCTGATGATTCGATGATGACCCGGCGACACGTCACGACGACCTTCAACGGCGAGTCGATCGACCAGGCGCTGCGCATTCTCGAGCTGACCCTCGACGCCCGCATCATTCGGCAGGGCGACAGCGCCACGATTCACTCGGCTCGCGGAGCGTCCGGGTCGCGGTGACGCCACGCGCGGGGCGGTCGCGCCTTGCCCCCCTCGTGGGAAGCGCCCTGTTGGCGCTCGTCGGCGCGCGCGCCTCGCCGGCGCAGTCACACGTTTGTCGTTCGGTTCACGGCGATACGATCGCCGCCGGACGGTGGGCGCCCCCTCTCGATCGCATCATCAATTTGCGCGTCGCGCAGCTCTCCTTGCGTGACGCGCTCGATCGCATCGCAGCCCTGGCGAAGTTACGCGTTTCCTATAGCGCCGAGCTCCTGCCGCTCGACCGCGCGGTATGCATCTCCGCGCTCGGCGAGCCGGTCGGGCGCGTGCTCAGCAACGTGCTCGATGGAACGAACGTCTCGGCCGTTGGCATTGGCGACGATCAAGTCGTGCTCGCGGCGCGGCGCGATACGGCCGCGCACACGACGTCGCCCGCGATGGCAGCATCGCTCGGCATGCTCGATCGCGTTGTCGTCACCGGGAGCGCGAGCGCCACTGGCGGGCCGGCGCGCGAGTTGTCCGTCGACGTGAACGTGATCGACGGCCATCAACTCGCGAGAACGAACACCAACACCATCGCCGACGCGCTCGACATGTACGTCCCCGGCATGTGGGGATGGGCGCAATCGCCGTCGAGCATGATCAGCTCGTACGCCAGCATTCGGGGCGCGAGCTCGTTTGGACTGAGTTATCCGAAGATCTACATCGACGGTATCGAGGTCGCGAATCCGCTGCTGATCAGTCGCTTCAATCCGGGCACGATCGATCATATCGAAGTGATTCGCGGACCTCAGGGGTCGGCGCTCTATGGCGTGGATGCGATCAGCGGCGTCGTCAACATCGTGACGCGCCACGATCCGGCGACGAACGACGGCTACAACGCCAGCCTTCGCACCACCGCGGGCGTGACGCAGAGCGAATTTTCGCGCAGCGTGCTCACGCAGGATCATTCGCTGTCGCTGGCGACGGGAAGCGAGCTGCGCTCGCTCGACCTGAACGTCTCAGGCGGCAGCATTGGCGCGTTCATTCCCGACGGCGCGAGCCAGAATCTGCTGGCGACGGCGAGCGCGCGCGAAGTGACCGCGCACAGCAGCTTGACGGGCACCGCGCGTTTCTTCATGGAGCAGGCGGGGACGCCGGACAGTCCGCTCGTCGCGCGTCCGATTCCCGCGACGCCGGCGCAATCGCTTCAGTCGAGCGACGGCCGGCAGTCGGTGAGTCAATACACCATCGGCGGCTCGGCGACGACGTCGCCGAACGAGCACGTGACGCATTCGTTCGTCGTGGGGCTCGACGGCTATCGCCTGAACAACGTGCAGACGAATTTCACGCCCGTACCGAGCGGCGCGGACTCCGCGTTGCGTGCCGCCGAGGGCGGCGCGGATCGCGCGACGATTCGCGCGAGCACGGTCATGCGGTTGAACACGACGGATCAGTCGAACGCCACGATGACACTCGCGATCGAGCATGCGACGCTCCGCGCGGCGACGGTTCCGAACGTCGTCGCGCCGACCGCGGCGATGAGTCAGAGTGGAAACAGCGGCGAACATCACAACCTGCCGCCGGCCACCGGCGCCACCGCGCGGATGGACACCGGTACGACCGTCTCGTGGCAGAACAGCACCGGCTTCGTCGCGCAATCGAACTTCGCGGTGCGCAACACGTTGTTTCTCACCGGCGGCGCGCGACTCGAGCACGACAGCCGGCTGGCGGGGCGAGATCAGTTCGAGACGCTGCCGATGTTGGGCGCCGCCGCCGTGCGCGACTTTGGCGACGTGACGATCAAGCTGCGCACCGCGTACGGCAAAGGGATTCGACCCCCAACCACGCTCTCGCGCGCGCAGTTCTGGCAAACGCGCTACACGGCGACGCAGGAACCGCTCGGTCCCGAGCGGCAATCTGGCATCGAGGGCGGCGTGGACGTCTACGTTCGGCACGCGCTGTCGTTTCAGGCGACGCGCTTCGACCAGACGGCGTCGGGATTGATTCAACAGGTGCTCGTCGCGGGCGACGCGTCGGGAGACTCGCATCGCGTGCAGTACGTGGCGCAGAACGTCGGTGAGATCAGCAACACCGGGTGGGAATTTCAGGCGACGGGGAATCTCTCGCGTTTGACCGTCAACGGCGCGCTGAGCTTCGTGGACAGTCGCGTCGACAAGCTTGCGCCGGGCTATAGCGGCGACCTCGTGGCGGGCGATCGCATGCTGCAGGTTCCGGCGCGCACGTTGAGCTTCAGCGCGCTGTGGACGGAGCATCAGTGGTATGCGTCGCTCACCGGCGCCCGAGCGTATGACTGGATCAACTACGATGAAGTCGCGCTCGCGAACGCGTACGTGAACGACACACGACCGGTGCGCGACCTCGTCGGTCCCCGGCTGCGCCAGTATTGGGTGCGCTACAACGGCGGGCTGCGGCTGCGTGCGACGGCGTCGCGTGATGTGCGTCCGGGCTTCGCGCTCGAGCTGTCCGTTGACAATTTGCTCAATCACCAGATCGGCGAGCCGGACAACGCAACGGTGATTCCGGGGCGGTCGATCATGAGTGGGGTTCGGCTCCGCTTTTGAGTACGGACGAACGGTGGACGAACAGCTTACCACGGACGAACGTCGGACAACTGCGGACCGGCACGGAGACGGCGCTAGAACGGCATTTCAAGTTCAATGGATTTTTTTTGACACCCTCGGGATGCTTCTACGATCGAAGCGTCCCGAGGGTTTTCTAAAAAAGTCATTTAACGGCAGTTGACCGCCGATGACGCCGTCTCCGTGCCTGTCCGTGGACGCCCGATCTATTTCCGTGGTAATGTTTTTTTTGGCGCGAGGCCAACCCGGACATGTAAGCCTTTCGCATCCCTGTTGACGCCGAGTCGGTGGGCACGATGATTATCGCATGACCGACATGCCGAATCGTCGCGACTTCATTCGCGCCGGCGCGAGCGGAATGCTCGCTATCGCGGGAATGCGGTGGCCCGACATCGCTCCGAAACCGCTCGACATCCTCATCCTCGGCGGCACGGGGTTCATCGGACCACACCTCGTACGGCACGCGGTCGCGCGCGGACATCGCATCACGATCTTCACGCGCGGCCGGCACGATGCCGATCTGCCGGATACCGTGATCCGCCTGCAGGGCGATCGAAACGGCCAGCTCGATGTACTCGTGGGCAAGCGCTGGGACGCCGTGATCGACGACTCGGCGACGAATCCCGCGTGGGTCGCGCTGTCGACCGCGCTGTTGAAGGATGCGGCGGGCGCGTATCTGTTCACGTCGTCAACGGGCGTGTACTACCCGTATCTCACGCGCGGTCTGAGCGAGCGCGATCCGATCCACTACGAGCTCGAGGACGCGAACGATCCGTCCGAGAAATTCGGTGTCGCCAAGGCGCAGTGTGAGAAGCAGACGATGACCGTGTTCGGCGATCGCGGGATCGTGGTGCGGCCGACGTACATCGTCGGCCCCGGTGACACGACGGACCGGTTTCCGTATTGGCCGGTTCGCCTGGCGCGCGGCGGCGAAGTGTTGGCGCCGGGCCGCGCGGACGATCCGATGCAGATCATCGACGTGCGCGATCTCGCCGTGTTCATGGTGCATCTGCTGGAAACAGGGCAGCGGGGGATCTACAACGTCGCCGGTCCGGTGCAGCCGCTCACCGCACGCCAATTCTACGAGCAGGCCGCCCACGCCCTCGACGCGAAGGTGACGTACACCTTCGTCGATGATTATGATTTTCTAACAGCGCACAAGATCGACGAAGCCATCCCGTGGGCGCTGCTCAAAGGCAAGGACTTCGGCATGATGTCGATCCGCAACGACAAGGCGATCGCAGCGGGACTGACTATCCGCCCGCTGGCGGCCACGCTGCGCGACACACTCGCCTGGTGGCCATCGACGCCGCAGGCGCGGCGCGACAAGCCGCACTTCGCGATTTCGCCCGAGCAGGAAGCTGAGGCGCTCGCGGACTGGCACGTCCGCCGCGGCTAATCGGCAAAAAATTTACGTCGGTCGCGCTTGACCTAACTAGCTAGGCATAGCTAGATAGGTATATGGCTCGCCAGACGAACGACATCCTCCAAGGCACCCTCGCGCTGCTCGTGCTCAAGTCGCTCCATGCGCAGGGCGCGATGCACGGCTACGCCATCACCGCGCACATCCAGCGCGTGTCCGCCGAGCTGCTGCGCGTCGAAGAAGGCTCGCTCTACCCCGCCCTCCACCGCATGGCGCAAGACGGCTGGGTGCGCGCCGAATGGGGCACCACCGAAAAGAATCGCGAAGCCAAGTTCTACACGATCACCGCCGCCGGCCGAAAGCAGCTCGCGCTCGAGGAAGAGCGCTGGGCCCGGCTGCGCGAGGGCGTGACGCGCGTCCTGCGCTACGCCTGACCGTCAACTGGAGTCGTCGCATGCGGGGCATCGTCTCGTGGTTCCGTCGCCTCTTCAATCACACGCGCTCCGCCGCCCTATCGAGCGAGATCGAACGCGAGATGGCATTTCACCTCGCCGAGCGCACCGATGATCTCGTCGCCGGCGGCATGTCGCCGGCCGCCGCGCGCCGCGAAGCGCGCAGACGATTCGGCAACGTGACGCTCCAGCGGGAACGCACGCGCGAGCGCGACCTCTTCGGTTGGCTCGACTCGCTGGCTGGCGATGTCAGATACACGCTACGCGCGCTGCGCGCCGCCAAAGTCTTTGCCGCCGTCGCGATCCTGTCGCTCGCACTCGGCATCGGCGCCAACACGGCCATCTTCAGCATTCTCAACGCGGTGATGCTCAAGTCGCTGCCGGTCGCGCATCCCGAACAGCTCGTGAGCGTGCGCATCGACGGCGCCGAGATGTCGGCGTATACGAATC
It encodes:
- a CDS encoding FecR domain-containing protein, which encodes MTADFSSGNIDQAGAPDWDAVARFLAGESSPAEAAAVRAWLDANPRDRDLLARLDEVAVPLVTANDVDVEAALARVHERMRTTPTLTVARGRGWSSNRNRFLFVAAAAAAAAVIAGVIIRPGMHTNAGVARTYATTTGQRDSVLLADGSRVTLGPRSTLVVPADFASHRSVQLTGDAFFDVHHDAANRFSVRVNGAVIEDVGTTFSIESDAVDATSVSVVSGSVRLRGGNTAEAAGVVLAAGDRGDIDASGRTRVARQVVGADDVAWTSGKLVFRDAPLSQVAAELQRWYGVTLQADDSMMTRRHVTTTFNGESIDQALRILELTLDARIIRQGDSATIHSARGASGSR
- a CDS encoding TonB-dependent receptor, yielding MGSALLALVGARASPAQSHVCRSVHGDTIAAGRWAPPLDRIINLRVAQLSLRDALDRIAALAKLRVSYSAELLPLDRAVCISALGEPVGRVLSNVLDGTNVSAVGIGDDQVVLAARRDTAAHTTSPAMAASLGMLDRVVVTGSASATGGPARELSVDVNVIDGHQLARTNTNTIADALDMYVPGMWGWAQSPSSMISSYASIRGASSFGLSYPKIYIDGIEVANPLLISRFNPGTIDHIEVIRGPQGSALYGVDAISGVVNIVTRHDPATNDGYNASLRTTAGVTQSEFSRSVLTQDHSLSLATGSELRSLDLNVSGGSIGAFIPDGASQNLLATASAREVTAHSSLTGTARFFMEQAGTPDSPLVARPIPATPAQSLQSSDGRQSVSQYTIGGSATTSPNEHVTHSFVVGLDGYRLNNVQTNFTPVPSGADSALRAAEGGADRATIRASTVMRLNTTDQSNATMTLAIEHATLRAATVPNVVAPTAAMSQSGNSGEHHNLPPATGATARMDTGTTVSWQNSTGFVAQSNFAVRNTLFLTGGARLEHDSRLAGRDQFETLPMLGAAAVRDFGDVTIKLRTAYGKGIRPPTTLSRAQFWQTRYTATQEPLGPERQSGIEGGVDVYVRHALSFQATRFDQTASGLIQQVLVAGDASGDSHRVQYVAQNVGEISNTGWEFQATGNLSRLTVNGALSFVDSRVDKLAPGYSGDLVAGDRMLQVPARTLSFSALWTEHQWYASLTGARAYDWINYDEVALANAYVNDTRPVRDLVGPRLRQYWVRYNGGLRLRATASRDVRPGFALELSVDNLLNHQIGEPDNATVIPGRSIMSGVRLRF
- a CDS encoding RNA polymerase sigma-70 factor; amino-acid sequence: MEERELLSRLKTGDQDAFDAIFRAHYPSLVGFAQGLLHDRATAEDVAQEVMLELWRRRAEVAIQESLRAYLLRATRNRALNQLRHANVQRRAEPHIKGQEAVSPTGASEIVASELQTAITAAIAELPPGCREVFSMSRGQGLRYAEIASTLGISVKTVESQMGKALRHLRTRLAAWLPEAEVL
- a CDS encoding NAD-dependent epimerase/dehydratase family protein is translated as MTDMPNRRDFIRAGASGMLAIAGMRWPDIAPKPLDILILGGTGFIGPHLVRHAVARGHRITIFTRGRHDADLPDTVIRLQGDRNGQLDVLVGKRWDAVIDDSATNPAWVALSTALLKDAAGAYLFTSSTGVYYPYLTRGLSERDPIHYELEDANDPSEKFGVAKAQCEKQTMTVFGDRGIVVRPTYIVGPGDTTDRFPYWPVRLARGGEVLAPGRADDPMQIIDVRDLAVFMVHLLETGQRGIYNVAGPVQPLTARQFYEQAAHALDAKVTYTFVDDYDFLTAHKIDEAIPWALLKGKDFGMMSIRNDKAIAAGLTIRPLAATLRDTLAWWPSTPQARRDKPHFAISPEQEAEALADWHVRRG
- a CDS encoding PadR family transcriptional regulator, with product MARQTNDILQGTLALLVLKSLHAQGAMHGYAITAHIQRVSAELLRVEEGSLYPALHRMAQDGWVRAEWGTTEKNREAKFYTITAAGRKQLALEEERWARLREGVTRVLRYA